Proteins from a single region of Deltaproteobacteria bacterium:
- a CDS encoding addiction module antitoxin, which yields MQKKLTISVDENVYDGLYKVVGRRHISRFIEELVRPHVLHRGLDAAYQQMAQDEARETEAFEWAEATIADVGDEPR from the coding sequence ATGCAAAAAAAATTAACCATTAGCGTTGATGAGAATGTTTACGATGGTCTTTATAAGGTAGTCGGCCGTCGCCATATCAGTCGTTTTATCGAGGAATTAGTGCGTCCGCATGTGTTGCACAGGGGACTCGACGCTGCCTACCAACAGATGGCGCAAGATGAAGCACGGGAAACCGAGGCCTTTGAGTGGGCAGAGGCGACGATAGCGGATGTCGGCGATGAACCGCGGTGA